A single genomic interval of Patescibacteria group bacterium harbors:
- a CDS encoding DKNYY domain-containing protein, which translates to MSKQNVIALIILLGGLGISGLLASVNYQSNDNSTDWWTKVHNEMTAESRKRELFPIDGSDFYKKNYYGIHYKGKLIEGADIDTFFVMDRSQNIAQDRNFVYWKGEVWNDADLLTIEVLENNYSKDRNHVYDPDGKIIDGVDPETFVFIPNSPFAKDKNNVYIYARKIWQDELKHTVIPGLNSISFLRIDDSYFFSDGKRVFGENGREVEAANIDKFIILGNKYAHDNARVWAVTETPFGKTHVEIKGADPHTFELLGNGYARDKNSVYYGELRLDGLKNAYVEIRQDFILGDNAVYHKNKRLMNADYKTFEILNKTYVKDKNRVWFIRNVEVMFWSEIWIDEVLNADAATFEVDGPNIGHDKNGIIREWNGPPKG; encoded by the coding sequence ATGTCGAAGCAAAACGTCATCGCGCTCATCATCCTGCTTGGAGGATTGGGAATATCCGGGCTTCTTGCTTCTGTTAATTATCAATCCAACGATAATTCTACTGATTGGTGGACGAAGGTGCACAACGAGATGACCGCGGAAAGCAGGAAGCGAGAACTTTTCCCGATCGATGGTTCAGATTTCTATAAGAAAAATTATTATGGAATACATTATAAAGGCAAACTCATTGAGGGCGCGGATATTGATACGTTCTTTGTGATGGATAGGTCACAGAACATTGCGCAGGATAGAAATTTTGTTTACTGGAAAGGAGAAGTTTGGAACGATGCAGACCTCCTGACAATTGAAGTCTTGGAAAATAACTACAGTAAGGACAGGAATCACGTGTACGATCCGGATGGAAAAATTATTGACGGAGTTGATCCGGAAACGTTTGTTTTCATCCCCAACAGCCCTTTCGCAAAAGACAAAAATAATGTTTACATCTACGCCAGAAAAATTTGGCAAGATGAGCTAAAACACACCGTTATACCCGGATTAAATTCTATCAGTTTCTTACGAATTGACGATAGCTATTTCTTCTCTGACGGAAAGCGCGTTTTTGGAGAAAACGGACGAGAGGTTGAAGCCGCAAATATTGATAAATTCATAATACTTGGAAACAAATACGCACACGACAATGCTCGTGTTTGGGCTGTAACAGAAACCCCTTTTGGAAAAACACACGTGGAAATAAAAGGAGCTGACCCACACACATTTGAACTATTGGGAAACGGTTATGCGCGCGACAAAAATTCTGTTTACTATGGAGAACTCCGATTGGATGGGTTAAAAAATGCTTATGTTGAAATTCGCCAAGACTTTATCCTTGGTGACAATGCGGTTTATCACAAAAATAAAAGATTAATGAATGCTGATTATAAAACATTCGAGATATTGAATAAAACTTACGTTAAGGACAAAAATCGAGTTTGGTTTATTCGTAATGTAGAAGTAATGTTTTGGAGTGAAATATGGATAGATGAGGTGCTAAATGCTGACGCTGCGACATTTGAGGTAGATGGCCCCAATATTGGACATGACAAGAATGGGATTATTCGGGAATGGAATGGGCCACCAAAAGGATGA
- the trmD gene encoding tRNA (guanosine(37)-N1)-methyltransferase TrmD: protein MIFHIITIFPEMFDSYLNESIVARARKEKKITVKFYNPRDFTKDKHRRIDGSPYGGGPGQVLQAEPILRAVQKARGKKKRIKVYLLSPNGKEFTNKVARSLIASHTDVILIAGRYEGVDARVKRILRAEEISVGPYVLTGGELPAMVIIDAVARQIKGVLHAAESVEEERVASAETYTRPETLMFKGKKYTVPKVLLSGNHKKIEEWRKERRSK, encoded by the coding sequence ATGATTTTTCATATTATCACCATTTTTCCGGAGATGTTTGATTCATACCTAAATGAGTCCATTGTGGCGCGAGCGCGCAAAGAGAAAAAAATAACGGTCAAATTTTATAATCCGCGTGATTTTACGAAAGACAAGCACCGCAGGATTGACGGCAGTCCTTATGGGGGAGGGCCGGGGCAGGTCTTACAGGCGGAACCGATACTCCGCGCGGTACAGAAGGCGCGTGGCAAAAAAAAGCGCATCAAGGTATATTTGCTTTCTCCCAACGGGAAAGAATTCACCAACAAAGTGGCGCGTTCATTGATTGCTTCGCATACGGATGTCATTCTCATCGCCGGGCGCTATGAGGGGGTTGACGCGCGCGTAAAAAGAATACTGCGCGCGGAGGAAATCTCCGTGGGTCCTTATGTGCTCACCGGCGGCGAACTTCCGGCTATGGTTATCATTGACGCGGTGGCGCGGCAGATCAAAGGGGTGCTTCATGCGGCAGAGTCCGTCGAAGAGGAACGAGTGGCAAGCGCCGAAACATATACCCGGCCTGAGACCCTCATGTTCAAGGGGAAAAAGTATACAGTTCCCAAAGTCCTGCTTTCAGGGAACCACAAAAAAATAGAAGAGTGGAGGAAGGAAAGGAGGAGCAAGTAA
- a CDS encoding KH domain-containing protein — MESDKVFLEYVIKALVDSPDAVKINRKVDEMGVLLTLDIDSADMGKIIGRSGNTAKAIRTLLRVVGMKNNARVNLKINEPEGGRHTGVSASIDQAMEELKA; from the coding sequence ATGGAAAGTGATAAAGTATTTCTCGAGTACGTTATTAAGGCGCTTGTGGATAGTCCGGACGCGGTAAAGATCAATCGAAAGGTTGATGAAATGGGCGTTCTCTTAACTCTTGATATTGATTCGGCTGACATGGGCAAGATTATTGGCCGAAGCGGCAATACCGCCAAAGCCATCAGAACATTGCTTCGAGTTGTCGGTATGAAGAACAATGCCCGAGTGAATTTGAAAATCAACGAGCCTGAAGGCGGACGGCACACCGGCGTATCAGCAAGTATTGATCAAGCGATGGAAGAACTCAAAGCGTAA
- the rpsP gene encoding 30S ribosomal protein S16, whose amino-acid sequence MLKIRLQRVGKKHDPSFRLVLTDSKNGPQSGKFLEVLGSYNARFGKPEIKGDRVTYWISKGAQVSDTVHNLLINEKIIEGKKINVLPRKSPVKKEGEEAVEKDKVTPPVGVLEKAAVVEKETPVEAESAPQVPLAVAEPTEPEAPAEPTPVVETAEEKKEEAPALLG is encoded by the coding sequence ATGTTAAAAATCAGATTACAGCGCGTAGGAAAGAAACACGATCCGTCATTTCGGCTTGTGCTTACCGACTCAAAGAACGGCCCTCAAAGCGGGAAGTTTTTGGAAGTGCTTGGCTCATACAACGCACGCTTCGGTAAACCGGAGATCAAAGGCGATCGGGTAACCTATTGGATATCAAAAGGCGCGCAAGTGTCCGATACTGTGCACAATCTGTTGATCAATGAGAAGATCATTGAAGGAAAGAAGATTAACGTTCTTCCACGAAAGAGTCCCGTGAAAAAAGAAGGGGAGGAGGCAGTTGAGAAAGACAAAGTCACACCTCCGGTGGGAGTTCTAGAAAAGGCGGCAGTAGTTGAGAAAGAGACCCCTGTGGAGGCAGAGAGCGCGCCACAGGTGCCTCTAGCTGTAGCGGAACCCACAGAACCTGAAGCTCCTGCAGAGCCAACACCCGTAGTAGAGACAGCAGAGGAAAAGAAAGAAGAAGCGCCTGCCTTGCTCGGTTGA